The DNA sequence tttctgtatcgcacagagacaaactcacgatatatccagtatattccatatatcacccagccctaattctaactcataaatgtaaataaaagtccacttgcaatggagccaatgggaggtcctctataaccatccaaaatacaccaacaatactccatttgcattttgtggcttgaatgtccaccaagtgttagttgaggtgagtttatttggaacatgcaagcatacaacatgatacatcacacatgcatgcatacaacatgatacatcacacatgcatgcatactagggctgcagctaacgattatttttctatcgattaatctatagattattttttcgattaatcggttaatctatagattattttttcgattaatctatagattatttttccttttaccgatttttttatttatttaaaatgaagatgaaaaaaagaaatttaggccagttttttcaaaaggcatggcttttatttacaaaaaaaaaaagtatggccactcagtcaacattgaaaacatggcaaaacattctgtaacactgtaaacatttgtgccaatctaaatattctggagcactgtaaacattaagtattgcttttaaaatgtgcaaaataaacatccagtccaacacagtacactataaccaattctactcattccagtgagtgactaacagttgtaacgaagaaaggttagcatgtctacatgctctggggtgaggctggttcttttcttgtttacaatattcccaGAAGCTGAAAATAGGTGCTCAGAAGGGGTCGATGTGGCTGGAACTGAGAGGTAAGACCGAGCCAGCATTGCCAGATTTGGAAACCTTGCctgatgttctttccaccattttaatgggttttcatccttggaaatgggggattctccaaaataagacactaactcgtttctgaccatttcagcatcattactgtcattgttgtcttcctcattgttgctgagttcatctgaatctgagccaagaagtgtgtctagtaaagatacaggcctgtcagcatctggtctttccacttgcattgctgtgccctgttgagcgtgtgtctccttttcccttcttttctcctccagaactattgcatgcagcttgtattgaacttttaaacactcatctgcagtcaggaatttcagcttcctgaatcgtgggtcaagtgcagctgctaatatgcacacatttggtccatcatctttgaatgtggtctcggcttcccacctggatgttatctcacgtgcagcagtgacctggaaacacttgattgatgcagtttgtgtagccttccgaagccctttgaccagcagagggacagcggaaactgttacataagattctccactcaggtacacagttgcacattcaaaaggtttcagaacttgttcaagttcttcaagcaagctccactggtcagccttaagatccagaaaatgcttccctctttgagtgacctccggatctgacagagttgctgttattgtccacctctgctcaagcaggcgactaatcatgtaaaaggaactgttccatctcacagacacatcttgtatgaggctgtggtctggagaacccatttgtttttgcttaacctttagttttgtactggatagctcactttttctgaagtgctcgaccaaacttcttgctgctcctaaagctctgctgatgtggttgtcctttagagcatggttaactacaagctgtagagtatggccaacacatctgagggatgaaacaccatgtctttcctcaagaactcttaaagctgcaacaacatttgcagcattgtcatgtacaatgacttgtactagttttatgtttatttcaaacttattgacaacatcctcaatccaagaggcaatgttttctgcagtgtgcttttcattgaggggcattgttgtcaagttaattgaggcaagctcccactcatcattaacaaagtgaatggtgacaccaaggtaagcttcagtggccatacttgtccatgcatcagttgtgagtgtcagttttcctttcacatttttcaggattgctttgacttcattcattttctttgtgtatttttgctccataagcttagtgaagtgggttcttgatggtagtgtgtagccagagtgaaaccgtttgatcattttttgaaacCCTTCCCATTGTACCATATTTAATGGCCTCATGTCTATGAGCATCATTTCCAGGACACCATCAGTCAGGTCAGCGGCCACTTGGGGTGTGCATTCAGTCCCAtgcctctttggaaaaaaatcctggacactgctttgtcgtttgctgcaacataagagacaacaattaattttcattttaaatatacccaAATACAGCTTACTTCAATACAAAAGgttaatgatagtatgattaaagtgaagttaattgttcgtttgtacataggatatgtaactgttaatgttgtaaaaggtatttgcacaacttattaacgttagcgttaaagataggatatgtaactgttaatgttgtaaaaggtatttgcacaacttattaacattagcgttaaagatagtatatgtaactgttaatgttgtaaaaggtatttgtacaacttattaacgtttgcgttaaagatagtatatgtaactgttaatgttgtaaaaggtatttgtacaacttattaacgttagcgttaaagatagtatatgtaactgttaatgttgtaaaaggtatttgtacaacttattaacgttagcgttaaagatagtatatgtaactgttaatgttgtaaaaggtatttgcacaacttattaacgttagcgttaaagatagtatatgtaactgttaatgttgtaaaaggtatttgcacaactaattaacgttagcgttaaagaggagcgcgtctttgtaaacactgaacaggcacgccaaacgcgcctctcagagcaaaacggtgctttagtttatgaatttacaacgcagatacaaatgacacattcatgtttttgtgtaatgatgacaacgtatactcacgcggatgattgactcgttgatggtgatgggaagaacgctgtcggatgttttctttttagatgctcgttcatagccgttgtgctgctgtgatacgccatttccgctcgacacagtgtgcataaaacaacattattaggccgtttattaaaataatcccacacttttgacgacttttggcgtgtttttttcccctcgctcgcatcgtttgctctgcgttccgccatgacagtggtgtgacgtaaatatgcgacgcgtcgacgcacaaaaatgacgtcgacgtatttacgtaaccgatgacgtcgactacgtcgacgcgtcgtttcagccttaatgcatacaacatgatacatcacacatgcatgcatacaacatgatacatcacacatgcatacaacatgatacatcacacatgcatgcat is a window from the Nerophis lumbriciformis linkage group LG28, RoL_Nlum_v2.1, whole genome shotgun sequence genome containing:
- the LOC140680147 gene encoding E3 SUMO-protein ligase ZBED1-like, which encodes MAYHSSTTAMNEHLKRKHPTAFFPSPSTSQSSAKRQSSVQDFFPKRHGTECTPQVAADLTDGVLEMMLIDMRPLNMVQWEGFQKMIKRFHSGYTLPSRTHFTKLMEQKYTKKMNEVKAILKNVKGKLTLTTDAWTSMATEAYLGVTIHFVNDEWELASINLTTMPLNEKHTAENIASWIEDVVNKFEINIKLVQVIVHDNAANVVAALRVLEERHGVSSLRCVGHTLQLVVNHALKDNHISRALGAARSLVEHFRKSELSSTKLKVKQKQMGSPDHSLIQDVSVRWNSSFYMISRLLEQRWTITATLSDPEVTQRGKHFLDLKADQWSLLEELEQVLKPFECATVYLSGESYVTVSAVPLLVKGLRKATQTASIKCFQVTAAREITSRWEAETTFKDDGPNVCILAAALDPRFRKLKFLTADDSSHIDPF